The nucleotide window GCCGGTGCAATGGTCAGTGCGGTGTCTTCCGGCGTCACCAGCGCATCACTTTGTGCGGCCGGTTCGTCGTTAACGGCATGCGGGTTGTCGTTCACCGGTGTTACCTCAATGGTGACTGTCGCGGTGTCGCTACCGCCCTGGCCGTCACTGATGGTGTAGGTGAAGCTGGCCGGACCGTGGTAATCGGCGGCCGGCGTAAACACAATGTTGCCTTCCACTAAGGCTACCGTCCCATGTACTGCAGCCTGCACACTGGTAATACTCAGCGGGTCGCCATCGGGATCGCTGTCGTTGGCTAACAGTGTGGCCGGTGCAATGGTCAGTGCGGTGTCTTCCGGCGTCACCAGCGCATCACTTTGTGCGGCCGGGGCGTCGTTGACCGCATCCGGATTGTCGTTCACCGGTGTTACCTCAATGGTGACTGTCGCGGTGTCGCTACCGCCTTGTCCGTCACTGATGGTGTAGGTGAAGCTGGCCGGACCGTGGTAATCGGCCGCCGGTGTAAACACAATGTTGCCTTCCACTAAGGCTACCGTGCCGTTTACCGCCCCCTGCACACTGGTGATACTCAGCGGGTCGCCATCGGGATCGCTGTCGTTGGCTAACAATGTAGCCGGTGCAATGGTCAGTGCGGTGTCTTCCGGCGTCACCAGCGCATCACTTTGTGCGGCCGGGGCGTCGTTGACCGCATCCGGATTGTCGTTCACCGGTGTTACCTCAATGGTGACTGTCGCGGTGTCGCTACCGCCTTGTCCGTCACTGATGGTGTAGGTGAAGCTGGCCGGACCGTGGTAATCGGCGGCCGGCGTAAACACAATGTTGCCCTCGACTAACGCCACCGTGCCGTTTACCGCCCCCTGCACACTGGTGATACTCAGCGGGTCGCCATCGGGATCGCTGTCATTGGCTAACAGTGTGGCCGGCGCAATGGTCAGTGCGGTGTCTTCCGGCGTCACCAGCGCATCACTTTGTGCGGCCGGTTCGTCGTTAACGGCATGCGGGTTGTCGTTCACCGGTGTTACCTCAATGGTGACTGTCGCGGTGTCGCTACCGCCTTGTCCGTCACTGATGGTGTAGGTGAAGCTGGCCGGACCGTGGTAATCGGCCGCCGGTGTAAACACAATGTTGCCTTCCACTAAGGCTACCGTCCCATGTACTGCAGCCTGCACACTGGTAATACTCAGCGGGTCGCCATCGGGATCGCTGTCATTGGCTAACAGTGTGGCCGGTGCAATGGTCAGTGCGGTGTCTTCCGGCGTCACCAGCGCATCACTTTGTGCGGCCGGGGCGTCGTTAACGGCATGCGGGTTGTCGTTCACCGGTGTTACCTCAATGGTGACTGTCGCGGTGTCGCTACCGCCTTGTCCGTCACTGATGGTGTAGGTGAAGCTGGCCGGACCGTGGTAATCGGCCGCCGGTGTAAACACAATGTTGCCTTCCACTAAGGCTACCGTCCCATGTACTGCAGCCTGCACACTGGTAATACTCAGCGGGTCGCCATCGGGATCGCTGTCGTTGGCTAACAGTGTGGCCGGTGCAATGGTCAGTGCGGTGTCTTCCGGCGTCACCAGCGCATCACTTTGTGCGGCCGGTTCGTCGTTAACGGTAGTGGTTGCTATCGGTGCAGAAGGGGGAGTAGCTTGGGTTATTTGATCAACCGATGGAGTGCTCGTGTCATATCCAGATTCAGCAATAGTCGATGCGCCGGTTCTCGCAATAGAAACAAAAACCGCTATTTCCGCTACCAATACCAGCACCACCGGCATCTGCAGGAATACCCGCTGCAGCAGCTTCAAACGCCTGTGTTGGATCTTGGCCGGATAATATAGCTTTCTGTAATTCATTAATTTGTGCTGTAGTCTGATTATTTTCAGCTCCCATAGCAGGCATAGATGGTTGTTGTTCAACAGGCGTTTCTGCAATGGGATTATGTTCCGGCATCCCTTTTTCAAGGGTAAATGCAGAAGCATCAGTTAGAATAACTTCTGCTCCTGGTTGCAATACATCACCAACCTTTAGATCTCTTATCTCACCATCCAAAGTCCGAACTTTTGCCGATCCCGTCAATGTTGTTACATGAGAAATTTCAGTGATCACTTGATTGTTCATAACCCACCCCACCACCAGAATTGTTGCATCCTTGTTAAGTAAAGTTTAGTGATTGGTTATTTTATGAACGACGCAAAGATTGCGCAGATACAAACATCTAGTATCAAGATCGATGCAAAAAATCGAACGTAATAAAAAACCCTCTATCTAACCGGATTAAATAGAGGGTTTATAGATTCAACTTATCTCAAACGTTAATTTTCATGTATAAATTGATACTCTTTCTTTGGCATTGTCGTGCCGGTTGTTAGCGTGGTCCCTGTGACTATAGTTCCATTTAGATCACCAGGCCCACCAAGCAAACGAATCTTTTTATCGCTACCTACGTAAATCGATAAGTTTTCAATGAGCAAGTTATTAGTGCTTTTGAAAGGAGATGGATCTGAATTACTGTCCGATGAACTGTATGTGCCATAGTGCATATTCATTGAATATACACGTGTAGTACCAATTGATGTTCC belongs to uncultured Tolumonas sp. and includes:
- a CDS encoding retention module-containing protein yields the protein MNNQVITEISHVTTLTGSAKVRTLDGEIRDLKVGDVLQPGAEVILTDASAFTLEKGMPEHNPIAETPVEQQPSMPAMGAENNQTTAQINELQKAILSGQDPTQAFEAAAAGIPADAGGAGIGSGNSGFCFYCENRRIDYC
- a CDS encoding cadherin-like domain-containing protein, with translation MPVVLVLVAEIAVFVSIARTGASTIAESGYDTSTPSVDQITQATPPSAPIATTTVNDEPAAQSDALVTPEDTALTIAPATLLANDSDPDGDPLSITSVQAAVHGTVALVEGNIVFTPAADYHGPASFTYTISDGQGGSDTATVTIEVTPVNDNPHAVNDAPAAQSDALVTPEDTALTIAPATLLANDSDPDGDPLSITSVQAAVHGTVALVEGNIVFTPAADYHGPASFTYTISDGQGGSDTATVTIEVTPVNDNPHAVNDEPAAQSDALVTPEDTALTIAPATLLANDSDPDGDPLSITSVQGAVNGTVALVEGNIVFTPAADYHGPASFTYTISDGQGGSDTATVTIEVTPVNDNPDAVNDAPAAQSDALVTPEDTALTIAPATLLANDSDPDGDPLSITSVQGAVNGTVALVEGNIVFTPAADYHGPASFTYTISDGQGGSDTATVTIEVTPVNDNPDAVNDAPAAQSDALVTPEDTALTIAPATLLANDSDPDGDPLSITSVQAAVHGTVALVEGNIVFTPAADYHGPASFTYTISDGQGGSDTATVTIEVTPVNDNPHAVNDEPAAQSDALVTPEDTALTIAPA